TCCAGCAGGGTGACCACGACCGCTCGCGGGGAGGAGTGCTCGGTGAGCAGTTGGCCGGCGGCGAAGGTGAAATCGACCACCCGCAGCAGGGGATTGTTGACGATGACCCGCGATGTGGTCGATTCGGTGACGACGGGAAGCTGCTCGTTGATATCGAGAACGACGGTGGATTCGCTGACTGCGGTTGTGCTCATAAGAAGAAGGCTAGCCTAAGCAGTATTTATTGTGAAGTGTCGTTCAGCTGGAACCGCTCGTCGCGGTGACATAACTTCGGTGGTATGCCTTCCGCTCCGCCACCTGGTGATCCGGCTCCCGCCGACGGCGCGCTGCCCGCCTCGGCATTGCGCGAGGTGACCGGGCGCCCGCTGAGTTTCTATGTGCACGTGCCGTTCTGCCGGGTGCGGTGCGGCTACTGCGATTTCAACACCTACACGGCCGATCAGCTGGGCCCCGGCGGCGGGCCGGACGCGTGGCTTGCCGCGGTGCATTCCGAGATCGATCTGGCCGCCCGGGTGCTGGGCGAGCAGGCACCCGAGGTCAGCACGGTCTTCTTCGGTGGTGGCACCCCGACGCTATTGAGGCCATCTCAGTTGACCGAGGTGCTTGCACATATCGCCGGGCGCTTCGGGCTTCGTCCCGGCGCGGAGGTCACCACCGAGGCCAACCCGGAGACTATCGGCCCGGCCGAGTTGGACGCACTGCTGGTCGGGGGCATCAACCGGCTGAGTCTCGGTATGCAGTCCGCTGTCCCGCATGTGCTGGCCACCCTCGACCGGGTACACACCCCCGGGCGCGCGCTCGAGCTGGTCGGCCTGGCCCGGCAGGCCGGGTTCGG
The Brooklawnia propionicigenes DNA segment above includes these coding regions:
- a CDS encoding cupin domain-containing protein, which produces MSTTAVSESTVVLDINEQLPVVTESTTSRVIVNNPLLRVVDFTFAAGQLLTEHSSPRAVVVTLLDGEMDFEVEGRSNILHAGDVIYLAPDARHALTALTDCRMQLVMVDTTAHDSSAQH